One stretch of Lacrimispora sphenoides DNA includes these proteins:
- a CDS encoding ParB/RepB/Spo0J family partition protein gives MAKRTGLGKGLGAIFGDEVMESAAEEQEKKNHPKPEQTNAKAEKNKEEPEVGKEMFLKLSSIEPNHNQPRMEFREESLMELAESMKEYGVLQPLLVQKKGDFYEIIAGERRWRAAKLAGLKEVPVVIREYTKQQSMEIALIENVQREDLNPIEEAKAYQKLMQEFGLKQEEIAARVAKNRVTITNSMRLLKLEKKVQDMLIQNQITGGHARALLAVDDPELQFQIAGRIVAENLSVREVEKLVKSLSKKKEPKEKKEEDESIFLIFRELEDRMKTAMGTKVSINRKDSNKGRVEIEYYSEAELERIVELIESIR, from the coding sequence ATGGCAAAGAGAACGGGGTTAGGAAAAGGTCTTGGAGCAATTTTCGGAGATGAAGTAATGGAATCTGCGGCAGAGGAACAGGAAAAGAAAAACCATCCAAAACCGGAGCAGACAAACGCAAAAGCAGAAAAAAATAAAGAGGAACCAGAAGTCGGAAAAGAGATGTTCCTCAAATTATCCTCCATTGAACCAAACCATAATCAGCCTAGAATGGAGTTTCGGGAGGAATCCCTCATGGAATTGGCGGAATCCATGAAAGAATATGGTGTATTACAGCCGCTTTTAGTACAGAAAAAAGGGGATTTCTATGAAATCATCGCCGGTGAACGCAGATGGAGGGCAGCAAAACTGGCAGGTTTGAAAGAAGTACCTGTGGTAATCCGGGAATATACGAAGCAGCAATCAATGGAAATTGCGTTGATTGAAAATGTTCAGAGAGAAGATTTAAATCCTATTGAAGAAGCTAAGGCTTATCAAAAGTTAATGCAGGAATTTGGATTAAAGCAGGAAGAGATCGCAGCGCGGGTGGCTAAAAACAGAGTAACAATAACCAACAGCATGCGTTTATTAAAGCTGGAGAAAAAAGTCCAGGATATGCTTATTCAAAATCAGATCACGGGAGGACATGCCAGGGCGCTTTTGGCTGTTGATGATCCGGAATTGCAATTTCAGATTGCGGGAAGGATCGTTGCTGAAAATCTCAGCGTCCGTGAGGTGGAAAAACTTGTAAAATCCTTATCAAAGAAAAAAGAACCAAAAGAAAAAAAGGAAGAAGATGAGAGCATTTTCCTGATTTTCAGAGAACTGGAAGACCGGATGAAAACTGCTATGGGAACCAAGGTAAGCATCAACCGGAAAGACAGTAATAAAGGAAGAGTGGAAATAGAGTACTATTCTGAGGCAGAATTGGAAAGAATAGTAGAGTTGATAGAATCCATAAGATAA
- a CDS encoding DUF4446 family protein, with protein MDNSILNQLPVDPAFLIIGLAVITMILLIVVIICLVQMRKLYRRYDYFMRGKDAETLEEIIMEQMEDIAELKAEDRSNKDSLRNTNKNYRSALQKFGLVKYNAFKGMGGNLSFAMAILDYTNSGFVLNSVHSREGCYVYIKEVERGETDVLLGSEEKDALEQALGYHS; from the coding sequence ATGGACAACAGTATATTGAATCAGTTGCCGGTTGACCCTGCTTTTTTAATCATTGGATTAGCTGTAATTACCATGATATTACTGATCGTTGTAATCATATGTCTGGTTCAGATGAGAAAGCTGTATCGCAGATACGACTATTTTATGAGGGGGAAGGATGCAGAAACTCTGGAAGAGATTATTATGGAGCAGATGGAAGATATTGCGGAATTAAAAGCAGAAGACCGGTCCAATAAAGATTCTCTTCGAAATACCAATAAGAATTACAGAAGTGCTCTCCAGAAATTCGGGCTTGTAAAATACAATGCGTTTAAAGGGATGGGCGGAAACTTAAGTTTTGCAATGGCAATCCTCGATTATACAAATTCCGGTTTTGTTTTGAATTCTGTTCATAGCCGGGAAGGGTGCTATGTTTACATCAAGGAAGTGGAAAGAGGAGAAACAGATGTTTTGCTTGGAAGCGAAGAAAAGGATGCTTTGGAGCAGGCATTGGGATATCATTCATAA